The proteins below come from a single Gimesia alba genomic window:
- a CDS encoding DUF1559 family PulG-like putative transporter — MNEPAAVKDKVSTKSWILANKVKLLGGIIVATFSIFFITISNRVASKHRAVAHLRPIFLATINYSSGAAANLPLGGTTDLNGNPQHGWMTAILPFTERRELAEQIDYDKPWTAPENKPVFQTSVPPYLNPDIHEPTTNPAGYALAHYTANSRVLGINKSSNIATISAAGLMQSTILLGEINANFPAWGSANNLRDPAQGLDGGPDRFGSPSGEGATVIFVDGSGKFLNKNIDPAILKAISNPTGRGPVSPNAY, encoded by the coding sequence ATGAATGAACCAGCTGCGGTCAAAGACAAAGTGTCAACGAAATCGTGGATTCTTGCCAACAAAGTGAAGCTGCTGGGTGGTATTATCGTTGCAACATTCTCAATTTTTTTCATCACGATATCAAATCGAGTAGCCTCTAAACATCGGGCAGTCGCTCATCTCAGACCGATTTTCCTCGCAACCATCAATTACAGTTCGGGTGCGGCAGCGAATTTGCCGTTGGGTGGCACGACCGATCTAAATGGAAATCCACAACATGGCTGGATGACAGCCATTCTGCCTTTTACAGAGCGACGCGAACTGGCAGAACAGATTGACTATGATAAGCCATGGACCGCTCCTGAAAACAAACCTGTTTTTCAAACCAGCGTACCCCCGTATCTCAATCCTGATATTCACGAACCAACAACAAATCCAGCAGGGTATGCACTGGCTCACTACACGGCAAATTCACGCGTATTGGGAATCAACAAGTCTTCGAATATCGCCACAATCAGTGCGGCGGGCCTGATGCAAAGTACGATTCTCCTGGGTGAAATCAACGCAAACTTTCCCGCCTGGGGATCGGCCAATAACCTGCGCGACCCTGCGCAGGGACTTGACGGCGGCCCTGACCGTTTTGGCAGTCCTTCAGGGGAAGGGGCAACCGTCATTTTTGTCGACGGCAGTGGGAAGTTCCTGAACAAGAATATTGATCCCGCTATCCTCAAAGCCATCAGCAACCCCACCGGCAGAGGCCCCGTCTCCCCGAATGCGTATTGA
- a CDS encoding histidine kinase → MISTAEISMYPLQENYKPLIKEFISKLQSYSDLRVTPGSTSTYVVGDYDRLMDCMTEMMRWSHEEQGKGVFVVKFLPGYDAK, encoded by the coding sequence ATGATCAGTACCGCCGAAATCAGCATGTATCCGCTCCAGGAAAACTATAAACCTTTGATCAAGGAATTCATTTCTAAACTGCAGAGTTATTCCGATCTGCGAGTGACACCAGGTTCGACGTCGACCTATGTTGTGGGTGACTACGATCGATTGATGGACTGCATGACCGAAATGATGCGCTGGAGTCATGAAGAACAAGGAAAAGGCGTGTTTGTGGTCAAGTTCCTGCCCGGCTATGATGCGAAGTAG
- a CDS encoding DUF6122 family protein — MEAVPDVVRHLIHYSCHLLVPFLIARLFWKEHWVQAGLIMLATMLIDVDHLLADPIFDPHRCSLGFHPLHTWWAAAVYAGLLLIPSWRWRAVAVGCLWHLATDGIDCLLGGHCLFC, encoded by the coding sequence ATGGAAGCTGTACCAGATGTTGTGAGGCATCTGATTCATTATTCGTGTCACCTGCTCGTTCCGTTTCTGATTGCGCGGCTGTTTTGGAAAGAACACTGGGTACAGGCGGGGCTGATTATGCTGGCGACAATGCTGATCGACGTCGATCACCTGCTGGCCGATCCGATTTTTGATCCCCACCGTTGCAGCCTGGGCTTTCATCCCCTGCATACCTGGTGGGCGGCCGCCGTGTATGCAGGCTTGTTGTTGATTCCCTCCTGGCGATGGCGGGCGGTCGCCGTCGGCTGCTTGTGGCATCTGGCAACCGACGGGATTGACTGTCTGCTCGGCGGGCATTGTCTGTTCTGCTGA
- a CDS encoding exo-alpha-sialidase, which produces MRTLLIAFTFLLLIAPAYAADKTNSPVPVLNLPGSGTDTSAIDYSKLPVLKGQHAIVNPAALGPYPKKSDKVDLRDLRLNLHNYLIYHDGKFWCIWSDGPRIEDEPTQEIKYATSTDGLHWSKAQSVTGTPEKPNAFIARGLWIRDGKLLALAAKYQGHGAFGPPDKKHLELVAYRWEPAQDKWVFEGKLYDNAINNFPPQKLPSDNWILTRRDSRFNVSVLIGGVKALDDWQSFPVVGVKQVKGFRPDEPIFWVLPDNSLYALFRDNGGSQRLFFSTSSDEGRTWAPPVLSNFPNASSKLFSLATSHSYRVLVLNAHPAVNRRELYLAVSPDNKTFTRLAKLEIPSPAELPEAVTTLKKKFSAGIASLQYPHVIEHDGYLYIALSRGKVQTEVFRVKLSDIDELLKSNES; this is translated from the coding sequence ATGAGAACACTTTTAATTGCATTTACCTTCCTGTTGTTAATCGCCCCCGCCTATGCCGCCGATAAAACCAACTCGCCGGTTCCCGTGCTCAATCTCCCTGGTTCCGGTACCGATACAAGTGCCATCGATTATTCAAAACTGCCTGTCCTCAAAGGCCAGCATGCGATCGTCAACCCCGCGGCACTCGGACCTTATCCGAAGAAATCAGACAAAGTCGACCTGCGCGACTTGCGACTCAACCTGCATAACTACCTGATCTATCACGACGGCAAATTCTGGTGTATCTGGAGCGACGGTCCGCGGATTGAAGATGAACCGACACAGGAAATCAAATACGCCACCAGCACCGATGGCCTGCACTGGAGCAAAGCCCAATCGGTCACTGGCACACCTGAAAAACCCAACGCCTTTATCGCCCGCGGGCTCTGGATTCGCGATGGTAAACTGCTGGCACTGGCAGCAAAGTACCAGGGCCACGGTGCCTTCGGCCCGCCGGACAAAAAGCACCTGGAACTGGTCGCCTATCGCTGGGAACCCGCACAGGACAAATGGGTTTTCGAGGGAAAGCTGTATGACAACGCGATCAACAATTTCCCGCCACAGAAACTTCCGTCGGATAACTGGATTCTGACCCGCCGCGATTCCCGGTTCAACGTCAGCGTGCTGATCGGCGGCGTGAAAGCGCTCGACGACTGGCAGTCCTTCCCCGTGGTCGGCGTCAAACAGGTCAAAGGCTTCCGGCCCGATGAACCGATTTTCTGGGTCCTGCCCGACAACAGCCTGTATGCACTCTTCCGCGATAACGGTGGCTCACAACGCTTGTTCTTCTCAACTTCCAGCGATGAGGGACGTACCTGGGCTCCCCCGGTCCTCTCCAATTTTCCCAACGCCAGCAGCAAGCTGTTTTCACTCGCGACCAGTCACAGCTATCGAGTGCTCGTGCTCAACGCACATCCCGCCGTTAACCGCCGCGAACTCTATCTGGCGGTCAGTCCCGACAACAAAACCTTCACCCGCCTGGCGAAACTGGAGATTCCCTCACCAGCAGAGTTACCCGAAGCAGTTACCACTCTCAAAAAGAAATTCAGTGCAGGTATCGCCAGCCTGCAATACCCGCATGTCATCGAGCACGATGGTTATCTCTACATCGCATTGTCGCGAGGCAAAGTTCAGACCGAAGTCTTTCGTGTGAAGCTGTCTGATATTGACGAACTTCTCAAATCAAACGAGAGCTGA